CGGTTTGCCGGTTATCTTTCCACCGCCACGTTTGCCGATACGTGCAGCATCGGCCTTGAACTTGAGCTGAACCTGACGAATCAGGATTTCGCTCCCGCGCTCAGGAACGCGGCCGTCCTCGAGGAGATCGCGGATCCGGCTTTCCAAACCGAAATCGGCGCCTTCAACATTGAGATGAACCATCCGGCCCTTTCCATCAAGGGCTCGGGCCTGAGGGACCTCGAAGACTCCCTCCGATACCAGCTGAACCGTGCCGACACACGCGCTGCCGACGTGAAAACCGAGATCCTCATGGTGGGAATCCTGCCGACACTTCAGCCCGCCGTGCTTGAGGACAAGGAATGGTTGAGCGCGGGCAAGCGCTACGCCGCGTTGAACACTTCCGTCCTCCAGGCACGCGGCGAAGACGTGCACGTGGATTTGCGGGGCGCTGAACCCTTGTCCTTTTACGCCAAGAACATCGCCCCGGAGGCAGCCTGCACCTCGGTGCAGCTTCACCTTGAGGTGAGCCCGGAGGACTTTGCCCCGGCCTGGAATGCGGCCCAGATCATTGCCGCGCCACAGGTTGCCCTGGCCGCCAACTCCCCCGTCTTCCTGGAACACGTCCTGTGGCATGAAACCCGCATTGAGCTCTTCAAGCAGGCCATTGACACCCGTCCGCCCGAGATGAGGAACCAGGGTGTGCGGCCACGGGTCTGGTTCGGCGAACGGTGGATTACATCAATCTTCGATTTGTTCGAGGAAAACGTCCGCTACTTCCCCGCCCTCCTGCCGGAACTCTCACGCAGCAGCGGAGGATCCACGGCAGCCGGGGCTCCCCTGCTCCCGGAACTGCGCCTGCACAACGGGACGGTGTACCGGTGGAACCGCCCGATCTATGATCCCGGGGATCACACCCCCAACCTGCGTCTGGAGAACCGGATCCTTCCGGCCGGCCCCACAGTGCTGGACGTTGTTGCCAACGCCGCTTTCTTTTACGGACTGGTGCATCATTTGCGCACCGCCGATCGTCCCCTGTGGAGCCGGCTGGCATTCAAGAGCGCCGCGGACAACTTCCTTGCCTGCGCCCGTTCAGGGCTGGAAGCCACCGTGTACTGGCCGGGCATCGGTGAAACCCCTGTCGCCGAGCTGATCATCCGCCACCTGATTCCGCAGGCTGCCGAAGGGCTCCGTGAGCTGGGCGTGGACGACCATCTGATTGGGCGGTATCTGGATGTGGTCCGGGAAAGGGCCCGCACGGAACAAAACGGGGCCTCCTGGCAGATCGCCTATCTGCGGCGGCTTGAGGGCGAGGGGATGGAACGCAGGCCGGCCCTGGCGGAAATGACCCGCAGATACTGGGAAAACATGCACACCAATGCCCCGGTGCACGAGTGGCCGGTTGACTGAACGGCGCGCGAAAAAAATCTTGCTGTTCTGGGCGGTGAAACCGCTATGGGTTCTGGCACTCGTACATGCCGAGTGCTAATCTGAATTCATTCTTGAGCCGATGTGACTCAAGTTATCGACCCTTCAGAAGTTCCGAATATCGATTCGCCTGCCGTGCAGGTGGGCGTTAGGAGTTGATGACAGATGGCCATGAAGTTTGATCCATTCCGCGAGCTCGACCGGATGGCAGGAGCCCTGCTGGATCCGCGGCAGCGGCTGCGGTTGATGCCCATTGACCTCTACCGAGAGGGCGACCACTACATCCTGAATGCCGATCTGCCCGGCATTGATCCGGGTTCCGTCGATGTGGATGTGGACGGGCAACTGCTGACCATCCGGGCAGAACGCACCATCCAGGCCTCTGACAGCGTTACCTGGCTGACCCGGGAACGTGAATCCGGGTCATTCCTGCGCCAGCTGAACCTTGGGCAGGGGATCAACATTGAAGGCATCTCCGCCAAGTACGAGAACGGCGTCCTCAGCGTTCTGATTCCGGTCAGCGAAAGGGCGAAGCCCCGCAAGATCGAGGTGTCGTCCTCCTACAAGGATTCGAACACCATCAGCGGCCAGTCCAGTTCGGAATCGGTGACCTCGTCAGCTTCCAGCGGATCGGGTTCCTCCGGTTCGGGGTCGGGTTCCGGTTCTGACTCCTGGTCATCCGGCTCCGGGTCATCCGGGTCAGGATCCGGTCCCTCCGGATCAGGTTCCTCCGGCGATCAGGGTTCCGGCATCTAAAGACATCGGAAACGCACCGAAGCAGTAACGAACCCCGTACCAAACGACGGCGGCGCCCCACCCGTGAAGGTGAGGCGCCGCCGTCGTCGTGCGCTGAAGCGTCCGGACTTTAGCCCAGACGGGTCTTCAGGTTGGCATCCAGCTCAGCGAGGAATTCCTCGGTGGTCAGGTATGCCTGGTCCGGGCCGACCAGGGCCGCGAGGTCCTTGGTCATCTTGCCGGATTCGACCGTCTTGATGACAACGTCTTCAAGGGTCTGGGCGAAGTTGGTGACCTCGGGGGTGTTGTCCAGCTTGCCGCGGTGCATCAGGCCACGGGTCCACGCGAAGATCGAAGCGATCGGGTTCGTGGAGGTGGGCTTGCCCTGCTGGTGCTGGCGGTAGTGGCGCGTGACCGTACCGTGAGCGGCTTCGGCCTCAACGGTCTGGCCGTCCGGGGTCATCAGCACGGAGGTCATCAGACCCAGCGAGCCGAAGCCCTGTGCCACGGTGTCGGACTGGACGTCGCCGTCGTAGTTCTTGCAGGCCCAAACGTAGCCGCCCTCCCACTTCATGGCGGAGGCAACCATGTCATCGATCAGGCGGTGCTCGTAGGTGAGGCCGGCTGCTTCGAACTGGTCCTTGAACTCGGCGTCGAAGACTTCCTGGAACAGGTCCTTGAACTGGCCGTCGTAGGCCTTCAGGATCGTGTTCTTGGTGGAGAGGTACACCGGGTAGTTCCGCTGCAGGCCGTAGGCGAAGGATGCCCGGGCGAAGTCGCGGATCGAGTCGTTGAAGTTGTACATACCCATGGCCACGCCGCCGTCGTCACCGTACGTGACAACCTGGGTCTTGATTTCTTCCCCGCCGTCCTTGGGGGTGTACGTCAGCGTCAGGGTGCCGGCGCCCGGAACCTTGAAGTTGGTGGCCTTGTACTGGTCGCCGTGTGCGTGGCGGCCAATGATGATCGGCTTGTTCCAGCCCGGGACCAGGCGCGGGATGTTGGAAATGATGATCGGTTCGCGGAAGACGACGCCGCCGAGGATGTTGCGGATGGTCCCGTTCGGGGAAACCCACATCTTCTTCAGGCCGAATTCTTCAACGCGTGCCTCGTCCGGAGTGATGGTGGCGCACTTGACGCCCACGCCGTGTTCCTTGATGGCATTGGCAGCGTCGATGGTGACCTGGTCATCAGTGGCGTCACGGTTCTGGATGGAGAGGTCGTAGTACTTCAGGTCTACGTCCAGGTACGGGTTGATCAGGCGGTCCTTGATGAACTGCCAGATGATGCGGGTCATCTCGTCGCCGTCGAGTTCTACAACAGAACCCACAACCTTGATTTTCTCAGCCACACGATCTCCTTGTGTGTTGGTGGGCACCGGAGCATGACTTGTGGCATGACGGAGCCCGTCTTTTTGGTCTGTATTTGTGTCCAACTATGCCACAGCCCACTCGGGCCGCCCTAAACCCCGGGACCGCAGATTACTCTTGCGGTCCCGGATGTCGAGGGCGGACGGGCGGCGTTCCTAGTGGAAGAAGTGCCGGGCGCCAGTGAAGTACATGGTCACGCCCGCAGCATTTGCCGCTTCGATGACTTCAGCGTCGCGGATGGACCCGCCGGGCTGGACGACGGCGCGGATGCCGGCGTCAAGGAGGATCTGCAGGCCGTCAGCGAACGGGAAGAACGCATCCGATGCAGCGACGGAACCGCGGGCGCGTTCGTCTTCCGGCCCGCCGAGGGTGTTGGCCCGTTCGACGGCGAGGCGACAGGAATCCACCCGGTTGACCTGTCCCATGCCTACGCCAACGGAGGCGCCGTTATGCGCCAACAGGATCGCATTGGATTTGGCGGCGCGTACCGCGGTCCAGGCGAAGGCCAGGTCGGCCAGGGTCGCGTCGTCGGCAGCATCGCCGGACACCAGCGTCCAGTTCTCGGGGCTGTCTCCCTCGGCCTGCATTTTGTCCGTTTTTTGGATCAGCATGCCTCCGGAGACCTGCCGGAACTCGGCCACGTTGCGGCCGTAGCCTTCCGGCAGCGTCAGCAAGCGGATGTTCTTCTTAGCTGCAAGGATTTCCACTGCTTCGGGCTCGAATTCCGGAGCGATGACAACTTCGGTGAAGATGTCCTTGACGGTTGCTGCCATCCCGGCGGTCACTATCCGGTTGGCTGCGATGACGCCGCCGAAAGCGGATACCGGATCGCAGGCGTGGGCCTTGGCATGGGCATCCGCGATGGGGTCGGCCGCGTCCGGGGAAGCAACCGCGACACCGCAGGGATTTGCATGCTTGACGACGGCGACCGCCGGCTCGTCGAAGTCGAACGCTGCGCGCAGTGCGGCGTCGGCATCCACGTAGTTGTTGTAGGACATGGCCTTGCCGTGCAGCTGATCCGCTTGGGCGACGCCGGGCATGGCGCTCTTGTCCACATAGAGGGCAGCGTCCTGGTGCGGGTTTTCGCCGTAACGCAGCACTTCCGAACGTTCCAGCGCCAGACCTGTGTAGGCGGGCCAGCTGGTGCCCTCGGCGGTGCCTCCTCCGAATTGTTCGGCAGTCCAAGCTGCAACTGCTGTGTCATAGGCTGCGGTGGAGGCAAAAGCTTCGGCGGCAAGGCGACGCCGCTGGTTGAGGTCGAAACCGCCTTCCGCGGCGGCTGTCACAACCTCCGCGTACTTGTCCGGGTCCACCACGACGGCGACCGAGGGGTGGTTCTTTGCCGCGGCACGGACCATCGAGGGTCCGCCAATGTCGATCTGCTCGACAACCTCGTCCTGGCTTGCCCCGGACTTCACGGTCTGCACGAACGGGTAGAGGTTCACGACCACCAGGTCGAAAGGCTCTATTTCCATTTCTTCCAGCTGGGTCACATGGTCCTCGCGGCGGCGGTCAGCCAGGATTCCGGCGTGGATCCGCGGGTGCAGTGTCTTGACCCGGCCATCGAGGCATTCCGCGAATCCGGTGACGTCAGCAACCTCAGTGACTTCAACCCCCGCTGCAGCAATCTGCTTGGCGGTGGAACCCGTGGATACGATGCTCACTCCGGCGGCGGCGAGACCCCGCGCGAGTTCCGTCAGTCCCGTCTTGTCATAGACAGAGATCAGGGCCCGGCGGATAGGAACACGGTTCAGCGGCTGTGAGCTCACGCAATTCTCCAAAAGTGGGGGGTGTCGGTGGCTACAGTTTAGGTCACAGCGCCTTGCGGGGCAGAGTGTGAAGCGCGGCTGGATGACGTGCTGCTTTGTGTGTATGGCTTCTCTGTGTGTGGCTTCTTTGTGCGTGTGGCTTCGGGCCATTGGGTCGGGGAGTCTTTCTCTTTTGAGCTGTTAGGTCCCGCGCCGTTAATCATGTCCCGGTGCCGCTCCGTCTGGGAGCCTTGCAGCCGTTGACGGGAGGCATGGCGCAGAGGACCGGTATAAGTGACCGGAGGGGGTTGTTGTTAGCACCGAATGCCGGCCAGAGCCCCCGCCTCGATCAGGTCCAGCGGATGTCCTGGTTGCCCCGGTTACCCGTGATTCCCAGCCGGGTGCTTCCTTGGCCTGGTTGCAGGCTTGGCAGAGTCCCTGAATGTTCTCGGCAGTGGTGGTGCCGCCTGCGTGGACGGGTGTGATGTGGTCGTAGTGCCGGATCGGTGCCCCGCACCACGGTGTGCGGCAAACCTGATCGCGGGCTGCGATGAGCCGGGCCAGACCGTGGGGCACCAGCCGGGCGCGCGAGTCCATGGCCGTGAGTTGCCCACTGGTCGGGGCGATGTAGAGCCGGCGGAGCCATACTTCGATTTGCGGATCCGGACGCGTGGGTGGTGTGCCCCAGCCCGTGCCCGTGCCGGTTTGAGTGTGTCTGCCCGGGCTCCATGGTGGCGGGTTACCGGGTCTGCTACCCGGGCCTCCCCTACTGTCAGGCCTATCGAACCCGTCCAGTCCATCGGGTCCCGGTTCTGGTTTTGGTTCCGTTGGATCTGGTCCCCGGATGAGGTCTCTGGCCCACTGGGCCGGGACGATTCCGTAGCCGGTAAGCACTGCCGGTTCCGCTCCGTCGGGAACAAACGATGTGCTCTGCCCTCCGGTTGCCGGTTCCGCGGAAGCCAGGGGTCCTGGTTTTGTATCGGGTCTAACCTCGGGCGGGGTTCTATCTGCACCGCCGGGGTCGATGCCGGCTTCGGTCCAGGGGCGGCTGTGGCCCGCGCTCCTGCTGCCGCTCCCGGCACCGGCCCCGGTTGTGCAGTCCCCACCCCGGCCGGACCGTGCTTTTTCAGCGCCGGGGCCAGCCCCGGCGCTGGTGGTTGTCGTGTCGGTGGGCAGGATGCCGTGCAGCAGGGTCTGATCCGTCATGATCAGCTGCACCTCGATCCGCACATCCTCAGCCCGGGCCTGCCCGGTGGCCCGTTCCACGAGCGTGTCCGCCATGATCTGGCCCTTAGTGCGTGGATCCCCGGCCCCGCGCAGGCGGTCCGCTTCCCGGGTCAATGCTGCATACACACCCACGCCTTGGGCCACCGGCAGCAGGGCTGTCAGATAGGTCATGGTGTCCGGTGCCGGACGGCAGGACACAAAACGTTCCGACACGGCGTGGGCGGCACGGTTGACCACGGAGTGCGGATCCAGGCCATAGGACAGGGACTTGATCCTGGCGATTAGTTTCCGGTCACCGAGGCCTTCGAGCTCGGCCAGGTTCCCGGCGACCTGCCGGTCCACTTCCTGCCGATCGGCCAGGGACAGGCACGCGGTCTCGCGGACCAGCAGGGTGGCCCGCCACTCACTGATCACTCCCTGGGAGAGTGCGGCGAGGGTGTGGGGCATTTCCGTGGTCAGGATCCTTGCCAGGCCCAGCAGTTTCGCTCCGTGGTGCGGGGATTCCCGGCGGGCCAGAGCCACTTCAGCGGCGACGCCCTTGCCGAGCTGGCCGGAGGCGAGTCCCGCGGCGGCCTGCGCGCGGCGGGTGGAGGCATCAAAAGCCGCAGCGGCCCGGGCCTGGGCGGCGGCAATGGCACCCTTTAAATCCTCCAGGACCCGGATCTCCCGGATCAGCAGGACCCGCTCCAGGGCCTCCAACTCCGCAAGCGTGCCGGCACCCGGGGTGCCCGCCGCCGCCGGCTGCGGCTCCGGTTGCTGTGTTCCAAGCACCCGCCCGCTTTCGCCGCCGTCGCCCGGGGAAGACGACACCCGGCGGACGGCACCCGGGGAGGCAGCCTCGCCGTCGTCGTTTCCCGTGGAGTAGTACATAGCTTCTATTTTAGTGATCCAGGCTCTATTTCCTGCGGGTTTTACATACGGGATACTTACTCGAAAAGCCCTCTCCAGTTACTCGAAGGACCGCTTCATCAGAGGCCTTCCACCCCTGTGAAAATCAGCAGGTGCCTTTCACGCTTAAATCGCGGACCGGAAGGAATCATTAACGTCGATGGCCTCTTCAGACGTCATTTTTGCTGTCCCATGCGGTGCTTTGCTGAATCGTCCGGCCGGCGTTGTACAGTTTCCTCGGACCTGCCAAGAGTGCTGGCCATCCCTACTCTCAAGCCTCACGGAAGGCCACCCCACCCATGACAACCACTGATACCCTGCCCACCGGCGATCAGGTGGTCCAGGACCTGCCTTGGAAGTGGAAGGTTCAGGGGCGAATCTTCATCATTGGCGGCTTGGGATTCATGTTTGATGCCTGGGATGTCACGCTCAACGGCGTCCTGATTCCGCTCCTGTCCAAGCACTGGGCGCTGGAGCCGGCGCAGGCCGCGTGGATCGGTACGGCCAACCTGCTGGGCATGGCCATAGGAGCGTTTGTCTGGGGCTCCATTGCCGATGCCATCGGCCGCAAGAAGGCTTTCACCGCCACGCTCCTTGTTTTTTCCCTCTTTACGATTTTGGGGGCCTTCTCCCCCGACATTGTCTGGTTCTGCATCTTCCGGTTCATGGCCGGGTTCGGCTTGGGCGGCTGCGTGCCGGTGGATTACGCCCTGGTGGGTGAGTTCACGCCGCGTAAACAACGCGGCCGGGTGCTCACAGCGATGGACGGCTGGTGGCCGGTGGGCGCCGCGCTTTGCGGAGCGACGTCGGCACTGATCATGGCCACATTCGCTGACTGGCGGTACACCATGCTGATCATGGTGCTCCCTGCGCTGCTCGTGTTCTGGGTCCGCCGATCCGTCCCGGAATCGCCGCTGTTCCTGGTCCGCAAGGGCCGCACCGCCGAGGCGGAAACTGTCATTAACGACCTGATCAAGCGCACCGGTTCCGACGTAAAACAGTGGCGGCTTCCGGCGCCTGAGGCAGCGGCCAAGTTCTCCATGGGATCTGTTGCCACCCAGCTGTCGGATCTTTGGCGGTACAGCTGGAAAATCACGGTGGCGGCATGGTCGCTCTTCTTCACCATCCTGCTGGTCTACTACTTGGCCCTGACCTGGATGCCGAAAATCCTCGTGGATGCAGGCTTCAAGGAATACGCCGCGTTCCTCACCACCTCGGGGATGGCCGCCGTCGGACTCTTGGGAGTTATCGCTGCCGCGCTGCTGGTGGAGCGGGTCGGACGAAAGTGGATCCTGGCCGTGACTGGGCCGCTGTCCGCCGCCATCCTGGTCATCGTTGCCCTGGTCCTCGATGTCCCCGCCGCTGCCACCGCTTGGCTGCTCGGCTACGGTTTTGTTGTCCAAGTAGCCATTCCGGTGCTGTACGCCTACATATCCGAGCTGTACCCCACGGAGCTTCGCGGGAGCGGGTTCGGATGGGCGTCGACCGTTTCACGGGTCGGCGCAGGGCTGGGCCCGCTGATCTTTGTGTCGGTCATGTGGCCTTACCTCGGGCTGCCGCTGTCCTTCGCCTTGGCCGGTGTGCTGGTGATTCTGGCCGTGGTGTGGATGCTGCGTTTCGCGCCCGAGACAAAGGGTGCCGCACTGGACTAGACGATGAGACGGATCGGGCCAGGGCGGCTAGGAAACCGGAAGCCCCTCGGCGCTGATCCGGCTCAACGTCTCCAGCAGCAGCCGGCGTTCCTGGACCTTGATCCGCTCATGCAGGCTCTCTTCGGTGTCTGTGTCCAGCACATCCACGGCGGCCTGGGCCAGGATGGGGCCGGTGTCCACGCCGGCGTCGGCAATGTGCACGGTGCAGCCGGTGACCCTGACCCCATAAGCCAGCGCGTCGCGAACGCCGTGTGCGCCGGGGAAGGACGGCAGCAGGGCTGGGTGGGTGTTGATGTAGCGGCCTTCAAAGGTGTTGATGAAGTGCTCATCGACAATGCGCATGAAGCCTGACGACAGCACGATGTCAGGACGATACGACGCCACTTTTTCCGTCAATGCCAGATTCCAGTCGGAACGCCGGTCGAAATCGCGGAAATTCACGACGAACGTTTCATAGCCGGCGTCGGCGGCGCGCTGCACCCCAAAGGTGCCGGGACGGTCGGCGCCAACGGCGGCGATTTCGACGTCGAGGGTCCTCTCCGCAACGGCGTCCAAGACGGCCTGAAGGTTGGAACCGGTACCGGACACGAGAACAACAATGCGCATGCGTCAACCTTAGGCTCAGGCGTCCCCTAGGGTTAAACCATGAACAACGACGGCCGTACCCCTGATCAGATTCCTTCGCCGTTGCAGCCGGCACCGCAAAAGACGCCGGCAACAGACGAGCAGAAGCAGGACGCCCGCGGCTATCTGCGGATTTTTGTGGCCCTCGTTGTTGCCGTGTTGCTGACCTCCGGGTTGGCGCTGCCGTGGAAGCTCGTCCCCCTCGCCCTGGCCCTCGCCGCCGTCGTCGTCGGCATCATGACCCTCATCAAAGTGGTGCGCTTCGGCATCGGCCCGGCCCAGATGTTCATCACGGCCCTGGGTTTGGCGGCGTCGGTGGTGATGACGCTCGGCCTGGGTCTTGCCGTTGCCACATGGGACAGCACCGAAAAGCTGGAAAACTGCATGAGCAACGCGCTGACCATGCAGGCCGAGCAGGAGTGCCAGGCGGAGTTCACCAACGGCATCCTGCCGGGCTAAGCCCCCGCTAAGGCCAAGCGCCAGCGAAGGCTAAGCGCGCCGTCGTCCTCAACGTTCCTCGCGTTCAAGCCACGGCCCGACGGCGTAGCCAACGACGACGCCCACTGCCACTTCCGCGGCTATCCAAAGGCCCGTCCACAGCGGATCCGCGCCGACCTCGACAAAGCGGCCCACCCCCGCCGAGCCGCCGGTAATAAGGACCACTCCCGCGGCCAGGATTCCCGACACCAGCCCCACAAAGGCGCCCAGCAGAAGCGTGGACACCGGAGCCGTGAACCATCGGGCCCTGATTTTCAGGGACAGCCATTCATCGAAGTGGTTCTCGCCCTCACGCAGGAACCACCAGCCCGCAAGGATCCCCGCCACCACCGGCAGCATCAGCGCTGCAACTCCGTATTCCATGCCGCCCACCGGCAGGGCTGCCAGCACCGGCACGGCCGGCAGCGGGCCCACAGTGGTTTCGAGCGGGCTGATGATACTGCCCGTCCCGATCGCAAACCCGGCGCCCGAGGTCCAGCCCAGCGCCCAGCCGGCGAAGTTGGGCATCAGACCAAGTTCGACGACGGTCAGCACCACACCGCCGATGATGCCCGCATCCAGGTGCTGGTACACCGAAACGATGTCCGCCCAGCTCATGACCAGCGCTGCAGTGAGCAGCAGGGCTGACAGTCCCAGTGCTGCGGTGATTCCCACAGCACCGGCGCGGATGACGGCCCATACGTAGGATCCGGCCCAGCGTGAATGCTGGCTGGTGCGGGAGATCCAGTCCGTCAGGTCCACACCGATCAGCCGCACCCAGGAACCCGCCTCGCGGCGGGCACCAATAACCAGTCCCAGCCCCGCCGCGATGAGCGGCACCAGGGCGCCCGCCGTGACCGAGATGGTGACGTCGTCGTTGGCTGAAAAATAGGCCGCGGCCCAGCCGAGAAGAGCGTAGGTTCCCAGAGCACCCAGCAGTGCCTGCCACAGCTGATCCGTATAGGAAGCCTTCGCCAGGCGCCGGCCCGCCCGCCAGGACAGGAAAAACGGGATCAGGGTCAGGCCCAGCGGAAACAGGGACAGCACTCCCGTGGTTTCAGCCGCGGCCAGGGTTCCGGCAGGGAACGTCAGGTTCAGCGGCACGCCGTGAATCAGGAGCCAGCCTTGCCCTCCCAACCGTGCCAGCGATGCGAAGTCACGGTCGTTAAAGCCATCGGCAAACCACACGCCGATCAGCGGCAGGAAGATCAGCAGGGCGGAGAGGACTGCAGCTTGGCCGAGTTCGACCACTCCCTGCAGCCACAGGGGCATGGGTAGGACGCCCGGAGATTTCGGGCGGGTAAAGAGTTTCATCTCCCCTATCGTCCCATTCACCGCACGGCGGGTGGTTCAGGAGCGGCCGTGTCGGCGCCGCTTAGGCCGCGAGGTCGAGGATGCCCTTGGCCAGCGCAGCCGCAGCTCCGAAGAACGCAAAGATCACGACGGCGGCGCGCGCCTGGTCATCGCGGATGAACCGCTGCAGCTTCTCCCCGGCGTAGATGCCGCTGATGATCATCAGCGCGATGAGCGCCCAGGCCCATGGTTCGAACGGCGGCATTTGTCCGGGGTCCAGGGACAACTTGGCGGTCAGCGTAACAATGGCGATGGTGACGAAGAACGGCTGGAGGGTGGCGGCAAAGGAGCGCTGGGGCCAGCGTGCCATGAGGGCGTAGGCGCTCACGGAGGGACCGCCCACCCCGGCCACCGCGTTGGTGATTCCCGCGATAAAGCCCGCCACAGCCTTGGGCGGGTTTCCGGTCACGGTCACCGAGGTTCGCTGCATCAGCAGTGAAGCAGTCAGCGCCACCAGGACAACTGCGCCAACTACCACTGCCATCGGCGCCGAGGGCAGATAGACGGCTGCCACTGAGGCTGGAATGCTCCCGCACACCGCCGGAATGGCCAGCCACCTGTACATGCTCCAGTCAATGTCCTTCCAGACCCGGAGCATGATCAACGACGAGGAAACCAAACCGCACACGTTCACCATCAGGACGCCGCCGTGTGAGCCGAGGATGATCACCAGGAACGGGGAAATAAGCAGAGCAAAGCCAAGACCTGCAATCCGCTGAGCAATGGCGCCAATGAAAACAGCTACGAGTACAACGATGAGGAGTCCGATAGTCACCCCGAACACACTACGCTGAAGCCATGGTCTCCCCCGTCACAGTGCTCCAGACAGCGGATTGGCGCCGCCGCGTCTTCGGCCTGTACGCCCAGGTGCGGCTCACCGCACAGGAGGTGTCGCCGTCGTACGCTCATGACTTGTGGCGCGCTGAACGCGACAAGCTCTTCGCCGAACACCCCGCCTCCCCCTTGAAGCCCCATGCCCGGGAGCGCTTCCGTGGCCTGGAGATCGGCGCCTACGATCCCGGTCTGCGCTGCGACGCAATAATCGACGACGACGGCGCTGGCCAGGAAATGAATGTCCAGACCGGAACGGACGGGATGGTGCCGTTTGTCCGTCTCGGCACGGTGGACGCCGACGGCGTGGGCCGCCTCGCCGTGTGGCGGCTGACCTCCTATGGGGGCGGGATTTTCCTGCCCCTGCGCGACGGCCTCTCCGGCACGGACGGGGGCAGCTACGGCGGCGGCCGGTACCTGTTGGACACGATCAAGGGTGCGGATCTCGGTGCGGGCGCTGCCCCTGGAAGCCTGATCCTGGATTTCAATTTTCTGTACAACCCGTCGTGCGCTTATGACGAGGCCTGGGCGTGTCCGCTTCCCGGCCCGGACAACCGGACGGACACGCAGCTGCGGGCTGGCGAAATGTACGCGGAGTACTAGCCCTGGCTGTTCATGGCGGCTGAGTGCCTAAGCTGGGACTCGTGACCGTTTCCGTTTCCGCCGCGCACCCCGGCGACGCAGCTGAGCTGGCCGCGCTGGCGGCCCTGACCTTTCCCTTGGCCTGTCCCCCGGCAGTAAGCCAGGAGGACAG
This genomic interval from Arthrobacter citreus contains the following:
- a CDS encoding glutamate--cysteine ligase, whose protein sequence is MGAEVNSKTYSREQRTRYRQRLLENLDRFAGYLSTATFADTCSIGLELELNLTNQDFAPALRNAAVLEEIADPAFQTEIGAFNIEMNHPALSIKGSGLRDLEDSLRYQLNRADTRAADVKTEILMVGILPTLQPAVLEDKEWLSAGKRYAALNTSVLQARGEDVHVDLRGAEPLSFYAKNIAPEAACTSVQLHLEVSPEDFAPAWNAAQIIAAPQVALAANSPVFLEHVLWHETRIELFKQAIDTRPPEMRNQGVRPRVWFGERWITSIFDLFEENVRYFPALLPELSRSSGGSTAAGAPLLPELRLHNGTVYRWNRPIYDPGDHTPNLRLENRILPAGPTVLDVVANAAFFYGLVHHLRTADRPLWSRLAFKSAADNFLACARSGLEATVYWPGIGETPVAELIIRHLIPQAAEGLRELGVDDHLIGRYLDVVRERARTEQNGASWQIAYLRRLEGEGMERRPALAEMTRRYWENMHTNAPVHEWPVD
- the purH gene encoding bifunctional phosphoribosylaminoimidazolecarboxamide formyltransferase/IMP cyclohydrolase, which translates into the protein MSSQPLNRVPIRRALISVYDKTGLTELARGLAAAGVSIVSTGSTAKQIAAAGVEVTEVADVTGFAECLDGRVKTLHPRIHAGILADRRREDHVTQLEEMEIEPFDLVVVNLYPFVQTVKSGASQDEVVEQIDIGGPSMVRAAAKNHPSVAVVVDPDKYAEVVTAAAEGGFDLNQRRRLAAEAFASTAAYDTAVAAWTAEQFGGGTAEGTSWPAYTGLALERSEVLRYGENPHQDAALYVDKSAMPGVAQADQLHGKAMSYNNYVDADAALRAAFDFDEPAVAVVKHANPCGVAVASPDAADPIADAHAKAHACDPVSAFGGVIAANRIVTAGMAATVKDIFTEVVIAPEFEPEAVEILAAKKNIRLLTLPEGYGRNVAEFRQVSGGMLIQKTDKMQAEGDSPENWTLVSGDAADDATLADLAFAWTAVRAAKSNAILLAHNGASVGVGMGQVNRVDSCRLAVERANTLGGPEDERARGSVAASDAFFPFADGLQILLDAGIRAVVQPGGSIRDAEVIEAANAAGVTMYFTGARHFFH
- a CDS encoding NADP-dependent isocitrate dehydrogenase is translated as MTRIIWQFIKDRLINPYLDVDLKYYDLSIQNRDATDDQVTIDAANAIKEHGVGVKCATITPDEARVEEFGLKKMWVSPNGTIRNILGGVVFREPIIISNIPRLVPGWNKPIIIGRHAHGDQYKATNFKVPGAGTLTLTYTPKDGGEEIKTQVVTYGDDGGVAMGMYNFNDSIRDFARASFAYGLQRNYPVYLSTKNTILKAYDGQFKDLFQEVFDAEFKDQFEAAGLTYEHRLIDDMVASAMKWEGGYVWACKNYDGDVQSDTVAQGFGSLGLMTSVLMTPDGQTVEAEAAHGTVTRHYRQHQQGKPTSTNPIASIFAWTRGLMHRGKLDNTPEVTNFAQTLEDVVIKTVESGKMTKDLAALVGPDQAYLTTEEFLAELDANLKTRLG
- a CDS encoding HNH endonuclease — protein: MYYSTGNDDGEAASPGAVRRVSSSPGDGGESGRVLGTQQPEPQPAAAGTPGAGTLAELEALERVLLIREIRVLEDLKGAIAAAQARAAAAFDASTRRAQAAAGLASGQLGKGVAAEVALARRESPHHGAKLLGLARILTTEMPHTLAALSQGVISEWRATLLVRETACLSLADRQEVDRQVAGNLAELEGLGDRKLIARIKSLSYGLDPHSVVNRAAHAVSERFVSCRPAPDTMTYLTALLPVAQGVGVYAALTREADRLRGAGDPRTKGQIMADTLVERATGQARAEDVRIEVQLIMTDQTLLHGILPTDTTTTSAGAGPGAEKARSGRGGDCTTGAGAGSGSRSAGHSRPWTEAGIDPGGADRTPPEVRPDTKPGPLASAEPATGGQSTSFVPDGAEPAVLTGYGIVPAQWARDLIRGPDPTEPKPEPGPDGLDGFDRPDSRGGPGSRPGNPPPWSPGRHTQTGTGTGWGTPPTRPDPQIEVWLRRLYIAPTSGQLTAMDSRARLVPHGLARLIAARDQVCRTPWCGAPIRHYDHITPVHAGGTTTAENIQGLCQACNQAKEAPGWESRVTGATRTSAGPDRGGGSGRHSVLTTTPSGHLYRSSAPCLPSTAARLPDGAAPGHD
- a CDS encoding MFS transporter, translated to MTTTDTLPTGDQVVQDLPWKWKVQGRIFIIGGLGFMFDAWDVTLNGVLIPLLSKHWALEPAQAAWIGTANLLGMAIGAFVWGSIADAIGRKKAFTATLLVFSLFTILGAFSPDIVWFCIFRFMAGFGLGGCVPVDYALVGEFTPRKQRGRVLTAMDGWWPVGAALCGATSALIMATFADWRYTMLIMVLPALLVFWVRRSVPESPLFLVRKGRTAEAETVINDLIKRTGSDVKQWRLPAPEAAAKFSMGSVATQLSDLWRYSWKITVAAWSLFFTILLVYYLALTWMPKILVDAGFKEYAAFLTTSGMAAVGLLGVIAAALLVERVGRKWILAVTGPLSAAILVIVALVLDVPAAATAWLLGYGFVVQVAIPVLYAYISELYPTELRGSGFGWASTVSRVGAGLGPLIFVSVMWPYLGLPLSFALAGVLVILAVVWMLRFAPETKGAALD